TACATGCTCACTTCATATAAAGATGTTTTCTTTGGTAATTTGAAAGCTGGGAACAATCAAATCAGCGTGTTTGAAGATTTGAACGCTCGTGAGGTAGGGGTTTTAAGCGTGATTTTAGCTTTGATTTTGATTTTAGGGATTTATCCTAAAATCCTTTTAAAACCGATTGAGCAAGGCTCTAAGCAGCTTTTAGAAGTGATAGAAATCCGCTCGCTCCCTTTTTTAGGTTCATTGGACACTAAGATAAAAGAGGTCTCTTATGTTAATAGATAGTCTCCACATCTCTTTTGATAGCTTTAATTTTGAGAGCATTTTGCCCATGCTGGTGTTGGTGTGTGGGGGGATTTTCACGCTCTTAATCAACGCTTTCACTTCCAGGTTTTCACGCAATTTGAATGTGTTTTTATGCATGCTCTTTTTGGTTTTGGATTTTTTGGTGGTTTTAGGGTTAGAAGAGCAAGAAAACGCCTTTTTTGGGTTTTTAAGCTTGGATACTCTCTCGCTCATCTCTCAAAGCATTGTCTTGATTTCAGCCTTTTTGCTCATTTTCTTAGCCCTTTCAAAAGAACGCTTCAACGAATTTCAAACCGCTGAATTTTATTCCTTATACTTGTTTATTGTTGCTGGCTTTCAGTTCATGGTTTCAAGCAACCATTTATTGCTAATCCTTATTGGGCTAGAGACAGCGTCCTTACCCCTTTGTGTGTTAATGGCGTTGAGCGATAAACGCTACGGATTAGAAGCAGGGATCAAGTATTTCACTATGGGGGCGATGGCGAGCGCGTTTTTTGCCATGGGGGCTATGGCTTTTTACTTGCTTACAGGGAGTTTGAATCTTGAAGTCATTACCCTATACTTGCACACTGAGGGTATCACAAACCCCATGCTTTTTGCGATGGGCGCTATTTTTTTGATTGGAGCGATTGGCTTTAAGGTTTCTCTAGTGCCTTTCCATACCTGGATGCCTGATGTGTATGAGGGCAATAACCCGGTCTTTGCGAGCTATATTTCCATTGTGCCTAAAATCGCTGGCTTTGTGGTAGCGACTCGCCTTTTTGGGGCGTTTATAGACACCCGTATCGCTTGGGTAGAAGACATTTTTTATGTTTTGATTCTTATGACTATCACCATTCCTAATTTCATTGCTTTATGGCAAGAAGATGTCAAAAGAATGCTCGCTTATAGCTCCATTTCGCATTCTGGGTTCGCTTTAGCGTGCGTGTTTATCCACACTGAAGATAGCCAACAGGCGATGTTTGTTTACTGGTTCATGTTCGCCTTCACTTACATTGGGGCTTTTGGCCTTTTATGGCTCTTAAAAAGCCGGGAAAAAACATGGGATGAACGCTACGATCACCCTTATTCCAAATTCAACGGCCTTATCAAAACCCACCCTTTAGTGGCGATCTTGGGCGCTATTTTTGTTTTTGGGCTTGCAGGGATCCCGCCTTTTAGCGTGTTTTGGGGGAAATTTTTAGCCGTTGAAAGCGCGTTAGAGAGCAATCACATTCTTTTAGCGGTGGTGATGTTAGTTAATAGCGCGGTGGCTGCGTTTTATTATTTCCGTTGGCTCGTAGCGATGTTTTTCAATAAGCCCTTACAAAGCTACGCTCAAAACGATATTTACACCCAAAACGCTACCATGCCCATTTATGCGGTCATTATTGCCATGGCGTTAGCGTGCTTGTTCTCTGTGTTTATGATGCGAGGGCTTTTAGAGTTTGTGGCTTAAGTCAAAAATCTTTCTTTTAATGGGCTTGCTCTCCCATTCTCTCAATGCCTTAAGCTTGACGCTCACGCAAGGCAAAGAAGGTGGGGAAGATTTTTCGGTTTTAACCTTACGACACAATAAGGCGTTTTCTTGTTTTTATACCAATGAAAAACCACCAAGCGGGATTGAAGCCTCTCTATCCATTATACACGCTAAACGCCCCATAGAATGCGTGATAGACTCTATCCCTAAGGAGGGTTTTACCCCTTTAGAAAACGCTTTTTTCAATATCACCTATTCTATGCGCCAACAACAATTCATTTTACACATCAAACCCAAAGTGATGCGAAGACTCACCCTTTTTTCTTTTGATAGGGATTATAAAAAAGCGATCCCCCTTTTTGTGGAAAACGATCCTAAAGCCAAAATGTGGCAAATCATAGGCTATGATCAAAATATCCCTTTTTTGAGCGAAAAAGACAACGCTCAAAAAGGCTTGAATTTCCCCATTGTCATTAAAGACGCTCAAACCCCCATCATTCAAGAACTAGATGTGAATAACAAACCCCTACTCACCACAAAGGGCTATGATTTAAACGCTTATTTAGAAGCTAAAAAACAAATCAATTCGCAAGCCTATTTTGACGCCCTACGCACGATCAGCCGCGCGTTTAAAAACTACCCTCAAACGATATTTAAAAAAGATCTGTATTTATTAGAAATTATCGCATTAGGCCAATTAGGCATTAAAAAATCCTTACTCATAGATATTGGCACCAAGTGGATTAAAAATTACCCGACTGACCCCAATATCCCTGAAGCGTTATACTATGTCGCCAAAGCTTTAAATGAAAACAACAATTACAAACAGGCCATGCGTTATTACAAACGCATCCTTTTAGAATACAAAAACTCCCGCTACGCTCCCTTAGCCCAAATGCGTTTAGCCATTGAAGCGGCTGAAGGCTCTGATTTGAGCAACGCTAACATGCTTTTTAAAGAAGCTTTTTCTAACGCCAAAGACAAAGAGAGCGCGAGTGAAATCGCGCTTAATTGGGCTGAAGCAGAGATAAACTATCAAAACTTCAACAATGCTAAATACCTCATTGATAAGGTGGTTCAATCCAACCCTGATTATATTTCTCAACACAGCGAATCAGCCCTAGACTTGCTCAAGTTATTGAAAAAAAACCAGATGAATGAAAGCGCGATTGAGATCGCTCACTTGCTCCTCAATCAAGATGATGACTTGAAAGCTAAAGAGCAAGCGCTCTATGACTTAGGGGCGTTGTATGCAAGGATCAAGGACTTTAAGAACGCCCACCTTTACAACCTACAATATTTGCAAGACCATGCGGAATTGGATAAAGCTTCTGTCGTTAGAATGCGCGATGAAAAAGCCCTTTTTTCCATGGAGGGGAACACGCAAGAAAAAATCGCCCATTATGATAAAATCATTCAAAATTTCCCTAATTCTGATGAAGCCCTAAAAGCTTTGGAATTGAAAGCCCAACTGTTGTTTGAAAATAAGCGTTATGCTGAAGTGTTAGGCATGCAAAAAAATTTGCCTAAAGATTCTCCTTTGATCCAAAAAACGCTCAATGTCCTTGCTAAAACCCCATTAGAGAACAATCGTTGCGAAGAAGCTTTAAAATACTTATCCCAGATCACCGCCTTTGAATTTACCCCCAAAGAAGAAATCCAAGCCTTTGATTGCTTGTATTTCGCATCGCTCAAAGAAAAAGCGCAAGTTATTGCCCTAAACGCTTTAAAAACAGCTAAAACCCCTAGCGAAAAATTAATATGGCTTTATCGTTTGGGGCGTAATTACTACCGCTTAGGGGATTTTAAAAATTCCACTCTGGCTTCTAAAGACGCTTTAATCCTCGCTCAAAGCTTAAATAAAAAGGAATTTTATGATATTGCTTTTGTTTTATTTTCAGATTACATGCAAAACAATGAAAAAGAATTGGCACTCAATTTGTATGCGTTTTTAGAAAAGCATTTCAAAGACGATAAACGCATGGCGTTGGTTTATTTTAAATTGCTAGAGAATGAAAAAGACCCTAAAAGCGTCAAAATTTATGCCACAAGCTTACTCAAACTCCAAGACGCTTACAGGGATTATTCTTACACGCCCTTTAGCGAATTTGCCCTAATTAACGCTTACCGAACCACCAAAGACTATTCAAAAGCGTTAGAAACGCTAGACAAGCTTTTAAACCGCAGGCTTTCTTTAGAAGATCACCAAAAAGCCTTGTATTTACAATCGAGCCTACTGGATTTAACCAACCAAAAAGCAAAATCTAAAGCCAGTTTAGAAAAATGCGTTCAATTAAAACAAAAAGATCAAACAAACGCATGGCAAAATTTATGCGAACAGGGTTTAAATTTATTCAAAAACAAGGAGTCATGACATGGACATTAGCATTTTTAGAGAATACGATATTAGAGGCATTTACCCCACCACTTTAGACGAAAAGAGCGCCTTTAGTATCGGCGTGGAGTTAGGGAAAATCATGCGAGAATGCGATAAAAGCGTGTTTGTAGGGCATGACGCAAGGGTGCATGGGCGCTTTTTGTTTGAAGCTTTGAGCGCGGGGCTGCAATCAAGCGGCTTGAAAGTGTATGATTTAGGGCTAATCCCCACACCGGTAGCGTATTTTGCAGCCTTCAATGAAATCAATGGTATTCAATGCCCTAATTCCATCATGATCACTGGCTCTCACAACCCCAAAGAATACAACGGCTTTAAAATCACGCTCAACCAAAACCCGTTTTATGGCAAGGACATTCAGGCTTTAAAAGACACGCTTTTAAACGCAAAGCATGAAATAAAACCCCTAAAAGAAACACCAGAGAAAGTCAATGCCCTAGAAGCGTATCAACGCTATTTGATCAAGGACTTTAAGCATTTAAAAAATCTTAAATACAAAATCGCCCTGGATTTTGGTAATGGCGTGGGGGCGTTAGGGCTAGAGCCGATTTTAAAGGCTTTAAACATTGATTTTAGCAGCCTTTATAGCGATCCTGATGGGAATTTCCCTAACCACCACCCAGACCCTAGCGAAGCGAAAAACTTAAAAGATTTAGAAAAACACATGCAAGAAAACGCTATTTTAATAGGCTTTGCTTTTGATGGCGATGCGGATAGGATTGCGATGCTAAGCTCTCATCATATCTATGCGGGCGATGAATTGGCGATTTTATTCGCTAAACGCTTGCATGCTCAAGGCATCACCCCCTTTGTGATAGGCGAAGTCAAATGCTCTCAAGTGATGTATAACACGATTAATACTTTTGGCAAGACGCTCATGTATAAAACCGGGCATAGCAATTTAAAAATCAAGCTCAAAGAAACCAACGCGCATTTTGCGGCTGAAATGAGCGGGCATATCTTTTTTAAAGAACGCTATTTTGGCTATGATGACGCTCTTTATGCATGCTTAAGGGCTTTAGAATTATTGCTTGAACAAAGTCCAAGCGATTTGGAAAACATTATTAAAAACCTCCCCTATTCCTACACCACGCCTGAAGAAAAAATCGCCGTGAGCGAAGAAGAAAAATTTGAAATCATTCACAACTTACAAGAAGCGCTTAAAAACCCGCCAAGCCATTTCCCCAAAATCAAAGAAATCATCAGCATTGATGGCGTGAGGGTGGTTTTTGAACATGGTTTTGGGCTTATTCGCGCAAGCAACACCACCCCGTATTTAGTCAGCCGCTTTGAAGGCAAGGATGAGATAACGGCGTTAGAATATAAAAGGGCGTTGCTTGGGTTATTAGAAAAACTTTAAAATAGAGCTTGGGATAATCTCATTTTATATCCCTTACTTTTAAAAATATAAATCAATTAAACAAGTTGCTTTTTTAAACCACACATAAAATCATAAGATCTCAAATTTTTTGCACTATTTAAGCTAAGCCTAAGCCTATTATAATGAAAAGTTTTAAATCAATCGTAAAGGATTTTTATGAATACAGATAATCATAACAATGAGAAAAAGAATACTATTACTCATAGGATGAAAATCGCTCACAATAGTCTTCCGGAAACAGACATGAAAGCCCACATGGAACCGATGTGGCACAAACTAGCTAACATAAGATCTGAAATGCTTGTAGAAAAGAAAAAACAACTTGAAGAAAGAGGCATTCAACTTGAAATAAAAGAAAAAAGCGAGGTGCAAGAACGAGAATCTTTTAAGAGAGAAAAAGAATCTTTTGAAAGAGAAAAGAAACTTATGGAAGAAGAATTTCAAGTTCAAAGAGAACTTCTAGAAATCTATTATGGTTACCCAACACAAAAAAATAAACCTGGAATTAAATATGATGACACAATAGACATAGAACCCGAAGACGAAAAGGACTAAACAATCAATAGTTCTGCGATTTTAAGCCACTATCAACCACACTGCAAGGCTACTTTTATATTGTTATTAGGCTTATGGCGGTATTTTCTACTCTAACACCATAATAAGGCATGTGCAATAAAAAGCCTGATGATTGTTAATCTGTGATCTTTAATTTTTTGGTGCAACAAAGCCTAAAAACCTTAAAGAAGAAATTAATAGCATAACAAACCAAACCAGCACCATAAAGGGTCAAATTGACAACACAAAAAGAGATTTTGTTGCTATTCTTGGGATCTTTGCTGCTATCTTTATGGCGTTTGAGTGGGCTTAAAATTAATTTGGCTATTTTTGATAAGAAAGGGCTAGATGGTTTAATTGCCTTATACTTATTCATGTTCGCATCGTTTTTCACTCTCATTTTATTACACTCTCTCTATCGTTTTGTAAAAGATATTGCAAACAGCAATCAAAATTTCAATAAAACTGACTCAAAAGAATATAAGGTCTCCATTGTTTTGCTTATCGTAATTTTTATTGCGGTGGTAGTGGTTGTGGGTGTAAAGACTTATAAAGATTTTAGCACAAGTAATAATAGCTCCCAAACTAACCACAAGATCTCTTATTGTCATACAGCCATGCTATTTGTTTGATCCTACCTAACAAAACCCACTTATGAAAACTTTTGATACACTAACACCACCGATTTAGGTGTAGAGCTGAGACTAAAAAAACTATCTGTAGCTTCATTGAGCGAGCCAGAAAAGAGCGTTTTTAAACGCAAGTTTTTTAAGGGGTATTTGAGGTTTTTAGAAGTGAATCGGGCTTTAAGATCCAAACTAAAAAGCGAGATTTGCTCCCCTTTAAAACTGGGCAAAGTAAAAGGGGTTTCTAACACCCTAAAAAGACCATAGTCGCTTATGGCTTGGATTTTTTGGCAAAATTTAAAATACTCCAGCAATAAAAAAGTGTTCGCTAAGGCATGATCTTCTCGCTTGCCATTCAACCCTAAAAAAATGAAATCATCACAGCCTTTATTCAAAGCATAAAAAAAGGCTTTGGACAAATCGTTGCTGTTTTGTTCGCTCACACATATAGGGTTATACAAAGCTTTCAAATGCGAATCAATGCTATCTAGATCGCCTATAACAACGCTGGGCTTGAATTGAAGCGCATGCAATGACATAACAGCCCCATCGCATGCGATTAAAAAGGGAGCGTTTTGTAAAAGGTCTAAGCATTTTTGGGATTTAGGAAACTCCCCATTCGCTAAGATCACTGCTTGCATGACTGATTCCAGCGGTTAAAATAATACAAGCCAATAAAAAGGTATAGAATCGTTGTGAAGAGTTGCACCAAACTCTCTGTAGAAATTTGGAAAATACAAAACCACACAATAATGGACACGATATTCCCCAAAGTTACTAGCGCATAATTTTCTATATAGCGCAAAACCTGTAAAATAAAAGCAATAATAAAGATGACGAAATTAAAACTCTCTGCCCATAAAAAATTCGTTTTAATCTCTTTAAAAAACAAAGCGCTCGCATAAGTTAAAACCCCTACGCCTAAAACGAGCGCAAAACGCCAATTTTTGGGAAATTTTTGAGCCTTGATAACGCCTTCATGCTGCTCTGTCTTTTTCCATGCGAACAGCCCATAAATCGTTACTGGCATATACAAAAAAAGGCATAAAATCACATCAGCGTTTAATTTCCACTGATAAGCGACATAAGCGTAACTCAAATTATAAACAAGACCAAACACAAAGCAAATCGTTTGCCTTTCTCCGGCAAAAAACGCATACAAAACCCCACTAAGCCCTGCTAAAAGATTAACAAATGAGCCTTTGACAAGGATGTTAGTGGTAATTAAAAACACGCAAGAAAGAATGAGCGTGGCGTAAAATCGTTTGGATAGTTGGGTGGTTATTAACATGTTATTCCTTACGCAAGAATTACCTTGACAAGTTCTACGGGTTTAATCTCAGCCTTTTAAAAACTTGAGCGTTTTAAAAAGCACCCCTTAAATGCTTCTCATTGTAACACAAATCAGTGAGAACGCGCTTTAAAGTTTCTTTAATTTTTTTACTCCCCTCTCCATTTAATTGCATTTGGGTTAAATCACCACCCTAATTTAGCACAAAGCCTAACACAAATCCCAAAACACACAAGAAAGCCAAGCATAACCAAACCCTCTATAAGGAGATTGCTAGGATGCCCGCAATACGCTGAAATTTCATGGATAGCGGCAATAAAGGGCATCGTTAAAAGCATCACATAAAAATCCCTTAGCCTTGCCCCTAACACAGCGTCATGAAACGCGCCAAAAAACCTAGCCTTAAAAATGGCTTTGAGAAACCTAGGGTATCTTACTTGTAAGGATT
The window above is part of the Helicobacter pylori genome. Proteins encoded here:
- the nuoN gene encoding NADH-quinone oxidoreductase subunit NuoN — its product is MLIDSLHISFDSFNFESILPMLVLVCGGIFTLLINAFTSRFSRNLNVFLCMLFLVLDFLVVLGLEEQENAFFGFLSLDTLSLISQSIVLISAFLLIFLALSKERFNEFQTAEFYSLYLFIVAGFQFMVSSNHLLLILIGLETASLPLCVLMALSDKRYGLEAGIKYFTMGAMASAFFAMGAMAFYLLTGSLNLEVITLYLHTEGITNPMLFAMGAIFLIGAIGFKVSLVPFHTWMPDVYEGNNPVFASYISIVPKIAGFVVATRLFGAFIDTRIAWVEDIFYVLILMTITIPNFIALWQEDVKRMLAYSSISHSGFALACVFIHTEDSQQAMFVYWFMFAFTYIGAFGLLWLLKSREKTWDERYDHPYSKFNGLIKTHPLVAILGAIFVFGLAGIPPFSVFWGKFLAVESALESNHILLAVVMLVNSAVAAFYYFRWLVAMFFNKPLQSYAQNDIYTQNATMPIYAVIIAMALACLFSVFMMRGLLEFVA
- a CDS encoding tetratricopeptide repeat protein; this translates as MWLKSKIFLLMGLLSHSLNALSLTLTQGKEGGEDFSVLTLRHNKAFSCFYTNEKPPSGIEASLSIIHAKRPIECVIDSIPKEGFTPLENAFFNITYSMRQQQFILHIKPKVMRRLTLFSFDRDYKKAIPLFVENDPKAKMWQIIGYDQNIPFLSEKDNAQKGLNFPIVIKDAQTPIIQELDVNNKPLLTTKGYDLNAYLEAKKQINSQAYFDALRTISRAFKNYPQTIFKKDLYLLEIIALGQLGIKKSLLIDIGTKWIKNYPTDPNIPEALYYVAKALNENNNYKQAMRYYKRILLEYKNSRYAPLAQMRLAIEAAEGSDLSNANMLFKEAFSNAKDKESASEIALNWAEAEINYQNFNNAKYLIDKVVQSNPDYISQHSESALDLLKLLKKNQMNESAIEIAHLLLNQDDDLKAKEQALYDLGALYARIKDFKNAHLYNLQYLQDHAELDKASVVRMRDEKALFSMEGNTQEKIAHYDKIIQNFPNSDEALKALELKAQLLFENKRYAEVLGMQKNLPKDSPLIQKTLNVLAKTPLENNRCEEALKYLSQITAFEFTPKEEIQAFDCLYFASLKEKAQVIALNALKTAKTPSEKLIWLYRLGRNYYRLGDFKNSTLASKDALILAQSLNKKEFYDIAFVLFSDYMQNNEKELALNLYAFLEKHFKDDKRMALVYFKLLENEKDPKSVKIYATSLLKLQDAYRDYSYTPFSEFALINAYRTTKDYSKALETLDKLLNRRLSLEDHQKALYLQSSLLDLTNQKAKSKASLEKCVQLKQKDQTNAWQNLCEQGLNLFKNKES
- a CDS encoding phosphomannomutase/phosphoglucomutase, whose amino-acid sequence is MDISIFREYDIRGIYPTTLDEKSAFSIGVELGKIMRECDKSVFVGHDARVHGRFLFEALSAGLQSSGLKVYDLGLIPTPVAYFAAFNEINGIQCPNSIMITGSHNPKEYNGFKITLNQNPFYGKDIQALKDTLLNAKHEIKPLKETPEKVNALEAYQRYLIKDFKHLKNLKYKIALDFGNGVGALGLEPILKALNIDFSSLYSDPDGNFPNHHPDPSEAKNLKDLEKHMQENAILIGFAFDGDADRIAMLSSHHIYAGDELAILFAKRLHAQGITPFVIGEVKCSQVMYNTINTFGKTLMYKTGHSNLKIKLKETNAHFAAEMSGHIFFKERYFGYDDALYACLRALELLLEQSPSDLENIIKNLPYSYTTPEEKIAVSEEEKFEIIHNLQEALKNPPSHFPKIKEIISIDGVRVVFEHGFGLIRASNTTPYLVSRFEGKDEITALEYKRALLGLLEKL
- a CDS encoding thiamine diphosphokinase, with the translated sequence MQAVILANGEFPKSQKCLDLLQNAPFLIACDGAVMSLHALQFKPSVVIGDLDSIDSHLKALYNPICVSEQNSNDLSKAFFYALNKGCDDFIFLGLNGKREDHALANTFLLLEYFKFCQKIQAISDYGLFRVLETPFTLPSFKGEQISLFSLDLKARFTSKNLKYPLKNLRLKTLFSGSLNEATDSFFSLSSTPKSVVLVYQKFS
- the pnuC gene encoding nicotinamide riboside transporter PnuC, producing MLITTQLSKRFYATLILSCVFLITTNILVKGSFVNLLAGLSGVLYAFFAGERQTICFVFGLVYNLSYAYVAYQWKLNADVILCLFLYMPVTIYGLFAWKKTEQHEGVIKAQKFPKNWRFALVLGVGVLTYASALFFKEIKTNFLWAESFNFVIFIIAFILQVLRYIENYALVTLGNIVSIIVWFCIFQISTESLVQLFTTILYLFIGLYYFNRWNQSCKQ